The following are encoded together in the Brassica napus cultivar Da-Ae chromosome A9, Da-Ae, whole genome shotgun sequence genome:
- the LOC106440980 gene encoding MLP-like protein 43: protein MAEVETKQEIKGATEPETKVATELETKADSMVGEIWIDVDIKASAEKFHHMFAKRPHHVSNATPRHIGGVELHEGEWDKVGSIVLWNYIHEGKPKVAKDRIEAVDPEKNLIKFRVLEGDVLKEYKTFLITLQVTPKQGGSGSVARWHLEYERIDEKVAHPETLIPFLESMSKEIDEHLLSTE, encoded by the exons ATGGCAGAGGTAGAAACGAAGCAAGAGATAAAGGGTGCGACTGAGCCAGAGACAAAGGTTGCGACTGAGCTAGAGACAAAGGCTGATAGTATGGTTGGAGAAATTTGGATAGATGTTGATATCAAAGCTTCTGCAGAGAAGTTCCACCATATGTTCGCTAAAAGGCCACACCACGTGTCCAATGCCACCCCTCGCCACATTGGGGGAGTTGAGCTGCACGAGGGAGAGTGGGACAAAGTTGGAAGCATAGTCTTGTGGAACTACATTCATG AAGGAAAGCCAAAAGTAGCAAAGGATAGGATCGAAGCGGTGGATCCGGAGAAGAATCTGATAAAATTCAGGGTCTTAGAGGGAGATGTGTTGAAGGAGTACAAAACCTTCTTGATAACACTCCAA GTAACACCAAAGCAAGGAGGATCCGGAAGTGTGGCGAGGTGGCACTTGGAGTATGAGAGGATTGATGAGAAGGTAGCTCATCCTGAAACTCTAATTC